From Polaribacter haliotis:
TCGTCAATTCCCCATTCTTGCCAAGCACCTCTGTACAACCAAACCCAACAATCTTTCATAAATTTCTTAGGTTTTAATTCTCTTACTGCTGCAAAAATGGCATCTAAACACACTTTATGTGTTCCATGAGGATCTGCCAAATCTCCTGCTGCATAAATTTGATGTGGCTTTATTTTCTCTATTAAATCTTTGGTAATTTCTACATCACCTACTCCAATAGGATTCTTTTTAATAGCTCCAGTTTCATAAAAAGGAAGGTTCATAAAATGAATTTGTAAATCTGGTAAACCTATAAAATGACAGGTAGATCTTGCCTCTCCTTTTCTAATTAAACCTTTAATATACCTTACTTCTGGAGTATCTATTTCACTCGACTTTTTATTCTTTAAAAAACTTGCTGCTTTTTTGTAAATATCGATTGCTTCAGAATTTTCGATACCAAATTTCTCATTATAATCGCAAACAAAACTCGCAAAACGCAATGCTTCATCATCTGCAACTGCAATATTTCCAGAGGTTTGATAACCTACATGTACTTCATGACCTTGTTCATGTAACCTTTTAAAGGTTCCACCCATACTAATAATATCATCATCTGGGTGAGGACTGAAAATTAGAACACGTTTCTTTGCTGGCTCTGCTCTTTCTGGTCTTTTACTATCGTCGGAATTTGGTTTTCCACCTGGCCAACCTGTAATTGTATTTTGTAATTTGTTAAATATTTTTATGTTTATGTCGTATGCAGGCCCAGAATCTGCTAATAAATCACTCATACCATTTTCGATATAATCTGCATCTGTTAACATTAAAATTGGCTTTTTTAAATTCAAAGCCAAACTTAAAACTGCTTTACGGATTAACTTATCTGTCCACACAATTTTTTCTACCAACCAAGGTGTGTTAATTCTTGTTAATTTAGAGGCTGCTGCTTGGTCTAAAATAAAAGTTGCATTTCTATGTTCTTGCAAATAAGATGCAGGAACCAAACTCGTAACTTCGTCTTCTACAGACGCTTTTATGATGTTAGATTTCCCTTCACCCCAAGCCAAAAGAATAACTCTTCTTGCTTCCATTATTTTCTTTACACCTAATGTAATTGCAGTTCTTGGTGTATTTTCTAATCCAGAAAAATCGCCACTTGCTGCAACTCTTGTAATATGATCTAAAGCGACTAAACGAGTTTTAGAATTTTGAAGTGAACCAGATTCGTTAAAACCAATATGTCCATTTCCACCAATTCCTAAAATCTGCAAATCCATTCCACCTAAAGCTTCAATTTTTGCTTCATATTGGTCGCAATAATCTCTAATTTCTTCTTTTGACAAAGTACCATCTGGAACGTGATAATTCTCAGGTAAAATATCGACATGGTTAAACAGTTGTTCTTGCATAAAACGAACATAACTATTTACAGAATCTGGTTCCATAGGATAATATTCATCTAAATTAAAAGAAATTACATTCTTAAAACTTAAACCTTCTTCTTTATGTAAACGAACCAACTCTGCATATAAACCTTTTGGAGAAGATCCTGTTGCTAATCCTAAAATACAAGGTTGTTTTTGAGATTGTTTTACTTTTATTAAATCTGCAATTTCTTTTGCAACTTGTGCAGAAGCTTCTTTTGAATCTTCAAAAACTACAGTTCCTATATTTTCGAATCTTTTTTCGAATCCAGTTGCTTTGTCAATTTTACTTTTTAACATAATGTATTACTTGTCTATATTAAAATTAATCTTATTATTTACTCCAATTTTTTATTTTATGACCCCATATTGCAAAGAATAAGATAATAGCATAACAAGGAATTAAAATCCAATAACTACCTGTAGAAGCTGTTGCAATTGCATCTGCTTCCTGTATACCATTGGTAATTAACTCATGTTTATTTGCATCGACCATTCTACCATATAAAGGTGGTATAATTGCCCCACCAGAGATTGCCATAATTAAGAGTGCTGATGCTGTTTTAGTAAATTTCCCTAAACCTTCTAATGTTAATGGCCAAATTGCTGGCCAAACCAATGCGTTTGCAATACCTAAAGCAGCAACAAATAATACTGATGTAAAACCAGTTGTATTTAAAATACAGAAACTAAAAATTATTCCTAAAATAGCACTTACTATTAAAGCCGTTTTCTGTTTTACGTATTTTGGTATTAAGAAAACACCCAAGGCGTAAGTGGCAACCATTGCCATTAATGTATAAGTTGTAAAGAATTTTGCTTCTTCTCCAGAAAATCCTAGTGAGATTCCGTAAGCGATAATTGTATCACCTGCAATTACTTCTGCTCCTACATAGACAAACAATGCTAAAACTCCCAACCATAAATTCGGAAATTGAAAAATACTTGTTTTTGCTGTTTTTCCTTCTTTTAAAACTAGCTCTTCTGCAGCATCTACTTGTGGTAATGGTGCTTTTCTAATTAAAACTCCTAAAACAAATAATACAATTGCCATTACTACATAAGGCATAAAAACACTATCTGCCATCGTATCTAAAAGCACATTTTTCTCTTCTAAACTTGCGCCAGCTAACTTTGCTTTTGTTTCATCAATTCCTGATAACAATAAAGCTCCAAAAATTAAAGAACCTAATGCTCCTGCAGTTTTGTTAGCAATTCCCATAATTGCAATACGTTTTGCACCACTTTCAATTGGGCCTAAAATAGTAATGTATGGATTTGCTGCGGTTTGTAAAATTGTCATTCCAATACCTTGAATAAAAATTCCTGCTAAAAATACCCAATACGTTCTTGCTTCTGCTGCAGGAATGAAAACCAAGGCTCCAATTCCCATGATAATTAACCCTAAAGACATTCCTTTTTTATAGCCAATTTTACCTAAAATATAAGAGGCTGGCAATGCCATTACTACAAACGAAATATAAGAGGCAGTTGCCACTAAATAAGATTGTGATTCTGTTAATTCGTTAATGGTTTTCATAAATGGAATTAACGCTCCGTTAATCCAAGTTACGAAACCAAAAATGAAAAATAAACCTGCAATTATTATAATCGCAAGAGTTGTGTTCTTTTTAGACATGGTTGTTGTTGACATAAGTAAATAGTTTTTGGTTGATGAATTTAACTAGCAGCTAAAACTGCTTCGCTTTTTAAATTATTGTATTGTTTTTCTAAACTCTCAATTAACTTAAATTGATTTTTAGCTCTATCTAAATTGTGCTCTAGATATTCTGTCTTGTAATATACGTCGTTATTTAAATAATCAGTTAAAAAACGTAATCCCATAATAAAAATCATCGTTTTCGCTGCCAATGGTAAATGCTTTATTTCAATTGGAGTTAAAGAATCTTTTGTCGTCTCTAAAAATCCTTTTTTGTAAGATTTATAGTAATCAAAATTAAATTCTACTTTAGATAAATCTTTTTCGTCTTCTGCAGCTGTGTTACAAATTGTTCTAATTGCATCTCCAAAATCATAATGGATAATTCCTGGCATAACAGTATCTGTATCAATCATACATATACCTTTATTATCTTTTGTGAAAAGAGAATTTGAAATTTTAGTATCATTATGCGTTACTCTAACAGGAATTTCTCCTTCTTCTTTTAAATTTTGAAGAATATGCATTTCCTCTTTTAAATCTGAAACAATTTTGGTATACCTCTCAGCTTTTTTTAAACGCTCCTTTGACGCACTTTGCACTGAAGACGCATATTGTTTATAACGAGAAGCCATATCATGAAAATTAGGAATAACATCAATTAATTGACTGCTGTCAAAATCTGATGTTCCATTTAAAAAGTCTCCTAAAAGTTTACCACCTTCGTAAGCAATCTCTTTGTCTTTTACGATGTCGTGTGTAATGCTATCCTCTATAAAAATCATTACATTCCAAAAATCGCCGTCTTTTTTGTAATAATAAAAATCGTTGTTTTTATTTTTTACAAAACACAATATTTTTTTACTTAATTCTTCTTCAGAAATATTTGGATATTTACTTTTTAAATGTTCACTTGTTAAAACTTTATTATTTACTAAACCTGGAACATCTTTAAAAATAGTATGATTTATTCTTTGTAAAATATAGTCTTTAGTACCATCAGTTTTTATTAGAAAAGTATCATTTATATGCCCTGAGTTTAATTCTGAATGGCTAATGTAGTTCGACTTATGATCGAACTCGTTAAAGATGGATTTTAGAATTTCTGCTTTCATATTAATTCCATAATTTAGTTGGATAGACTCCGTTTTCTTTCAACTTATTAATCTCTTTTTGTGCTTTTTCTTTATCATCGCTATAAGTAACACCAAACCATTTAGAATCTGATTCTAGAACTTTTACAGACGCTTTTTTACTTTCTAACATTTTACTTACAATTGATGGTAAATAAAATTCTGCTTTTAAGTTTTCTGTATTCTTCTCTAAAAAGTCTAAAAATAATTCGTCTCCAAATTCAAAACATTTTGGCGTAAAACCCCAAAAATTCATAGAAACAGTGGTATTCTTATCAATAGGAAGCATTTCTCCATTATCATTTTCACTTTTAAGAATTCCGTCTA
This genomic window contains:
- the nagB gene encoding glucosamine-6-phosphate deaminase, encoding MLKSKIDKATGFEKRFENIGTVVFEDSKEASAQVAKEIADLIKVKQSQKQPCILGLATGSSPKGLYAELVRLHKEEGLSFKNVISFNLDEYYPMEPDSVNSYVRFMQEQLFNHVDILPENYHVPDGTLSKEEIRDYCDQYEAKIEALGGMDLQILGIGGNGHIGFNESGSLQNSKTRLVALDHITRVAASGDFSGLENTPRTAITLGVKKIMEARRVILLAWGEGKSNIIKASVEDEVTSLVPASYLQEHRNATFILDQAAASKLTRINTPWLVEKIVWTDKLIRKAVLSLALNLKKPILMLTDADYIENGMSDLLADSGPAYDINIKIFNKLQNTITGWPGGKPNSDDSKRPERAEPAKKRVLIFSPHPDDDIISMGGTFKRLHEQGHEVHVGYQTSGNIAVADDEALRFASFVCDYNEKFGIENSEAIDIYKKAASFLKNKKSSEIDTPEVRYIKGLIRKGEARSTCHFIGLPDLQIHFMNLPFYETGAIKKNPIGVGDVEITKDLIEKIKPHQIYAAGDLADPHGTHKVCLDAIFAAVRELKPKKFMKDCWVWLYRGAWQEWGIDEIEMAVPMGPDQVLEKRKGIFKHQSQKDGVVFQGADSREFWQRAEDRNRETAELYDQLGLSHYAAMEAFVRWHY
- a CDS encoding sugar MFS transporter; the protein is MSTTTMSKKNTTLAIIIIAGLFFIFGFVTWINGALIPFMKTINELTESQSYLVATASYISFVVMALPASYILGKIGYKKGMSLGLIIMGIGALVFIPAAEARTYWVFLAGIFIQGIGMTILQTAANPYITILGPIESGAKRIAIMGIANKTAGALGSLIFGALLLSGIDETKAKLAGASLEEKNVLLDTMADSVFMPYVVMAIVLFVLGVLIRKAPLPQVDAAEELVLKEGKTAKTSIFQFPNLWLGVLALFVYVGAEVIAGDTIIAYGISLGFSGEEAKFFTTYTLMAMVATYALGVFLIPKYVKQKTALIVSAILGIIFSFCILNTTGFTSVLFVAALGIANALVWPAIWPLTLEGLGKFTKTASALLIMAISGGAIIPPLYGRMVDANKHELITNGIQEADAIATASTGSYWILIPCYAIILFFAIWGHKIKNWSK
- a CDS encoding phosphotransferase, whose translation is MKAEILKSIFNEFDHKSNYISHSELNSGHINDTFLIKTDGTKDYILQRINHTIFKDVPGLVNNKVLTSEHLKSKYPNISEEELSKKILCFVKNKNNDFYYYKKDGDFWNVMIFIEDSITHDIVKDKEIAYEGGKLLGDFLNGTSDFDSSQLIDVIPNFHDMASRYKQYASSVQSASKERLKKAERYTKIVSDLKEEMHILQNLKEEGEIPVRVTHNDTKISNSLFTKDNKGICMIDTDTVMPGIIHYDFGDAIRTICNTAAEDEKDLSKVEFNFDYYKSYKKGFLETTKDSLTPIEIKHLPLAAKTMIFIMGLRFLTDYLNNDVYYKTEYLEHNLDRAKNQFKLIESLEKQYNNLKSEAVLAAS